Within the Vigna radiata var. radiata cultivar VC1973A unplaced genomic scaffold, Vradiata_ver6 scaffold_700, whole genome shotgun sequence genome, the region AGAAGTTTCTCGAACCTCTTAGGCCTAAGCCACAGCGTGTACACCATCTTCAACGCCCATAACGGAATCACACCAGCGATCACGCTCACCAGACACACTATTGCTGTTgaggaagaaaatgagaatACCTCCATTATTGAGACAAAGTCAGAAGGACGGTACAGAGTAATCATAAAGTCATAAAGGTAGACACTTAGACTATCATAAATCACATACATTCAACATTTTCACACTGGACACATGTGAAAATGtgggttggacgattttaaattaaaaaaataaatttttatttttctcttctaaatatactctttttcaatttttttaatttgaaatcgtcctatcacattttgacacgtgtacagtatcaaaatggtgtcaaataatgatgttaaaatattatttttttaaaaattattttacatcattttgacactgcatatatgtcaaaatgtggttagacgatttcaaattaaaaataaaactttgatttttctcttccaaatatgttctCGTCTCAGctttttgtaatttgaaattgACCAATCACAttattttaacacgtgtgcagtgttaaaatgatgtcaaaaaatagtactaaaatatcattttgcttGTAAAAAATCAGTGTCTCGTGATTTTCATCCatgtttctattattattaaataattgaagATTACATGGTTATAAGTAGGGTAGTATATAacacacaaaaatattaatattttaattataattatattatttttaatttaaaatcataattatattattatattattaaatatcgtgtcaaatgaatatgttttttctccTATATGTCAACCAAACTTTTTTCCTATAAATAGTGATGTAAAATGCTTATCTCGATTCATCGTGTGTGCTGGTAGTCAatcaatttgtttatttaaatgattacaatttttgttttctaatttaaaaaaaaaattataattttctttaatttaaatttaaataaattttactttaaaattatgttaaagataattgaaaataaaaaaattacatacaatttaaatataattcaaaaataaattaaaaaaataaatttggtcatattttgtatcatttatttatttcgaAGATTAGACTTTTAGAGGATAAAtctatgacattttttttttttaatttcttctttatttctatAGTCAcctaaacaaacaaacaaacttgCTTTTCTTTACCTAACATTTGAATACTCATTTGAAAGCCTTGAACATAGTCAACTGATCCAATAAATTTTAGCAAgtgaaatgtaaataaatatcttatctTATAAGTAGGGCCGGGCATAATTAGTGTAATTATACTAAACtatatttatactataaaaactaaactatttttataaaaaactgaactgtactgtTATAcgattcaatttaaaaaaattgaactttccTATTAGCAGTTAACTTCATTTTAACTGTTCCAAATAATAAACCGTACAATACTAACCAAAATAAACTACAATTCTACTTGGCATAGCAAACATACGGaaaatgcatgttttttttttcttttttatcttaaaactatttcagaataagtttgaaaaatttatttaaatttttaacttaaataaaatttaattgcattaattacattaaaaaaattgataagaaaaacCTTAGTCAAAATCTACCCCTTTATAAATTTTAGcagtataataatttttagtaaacataaaaataataataaacaaatatgatatataattatgaaaaataagatatacaaatataaattaatacaaataactaagttacatgttttatgagaaaaaaaaattatatcaatttgtaaatattaaatgtgttttttttaatcttaaaatatttcagaataagtttgaaaagtttatttatattcttaaataaaatttaatgcagagattagattaaaaaaattgataagaaaaacCTTAGTCAAAATCTATCcatttataaattgtaataattttagtaaaaaagaaataatagtaAACGagtatgatatataattatgaaaagtaGGATATACAGATATAAATTAACACAAATAACTAAGTTACATGTTttatcagaaaaaaataattcatactaatttgtaaaagttattaaatatgtccttttttttatcttaaaactattcagaataagtttaaaaagtttatttaaattcttaacttaaataaaatttaattgcatagattatattaaaaaaattgataaaaaaaaactttaatcaaaatctatccatttataatttttaatagtataataatttttagtaaaaataaaattaaaaataaacgaaaatgatatataattataaaaagatagatatacaaatataaattaatataaataactaagttacatttatgagaagaaaataattcatATCGATTTGTAAATAgtatttaatgtgatttttcttttgtcttaaaaatatttcagaataagtttgaaaagtttatttaaatatttaaaatattttttttaaattgttcttttagaaatttaatttaggatatttgtttatttaaaatcagttttcaataagttatttgataaaaacataaatagtaGTGAAGCTGGAGTTTGTTTTAACCAAGTTGgatttttttagagtttcaaAACAGTTAACTAAGTTAACTGAACTACTAAtataaaagttcaatttttttaaattgaattacaaaacagtacaattcagtttttgataaaaataattcagtttttataatataatagagTATGGATAATCTACAGTTTAGTATAGTTAAGTTAATTATGCCCGACTCTACTTATAAAACTGATTGATACACCATCATGTCTTGCATTCATgtcattcttttttcttatgttCACCCTTTTCCATTAGCAAGCGAATACTGCTACAGTACCAAATTTGCCATTTCACATCGTTTAAGTTGAATGGTAGCCCACTTTAGATTCAATTTTACGACCAAAAGGAGTAAAACGGAattacaaagaaagaaaaataagtaattatgaACTACGTCTCACCAGTTGAGTGTGGAAGGTTCATTGCACTGATGCTTCTAATTCTGGATTTGGAAGAAGGCCAAACAGGAGAACCATCATTTCAAATGACCACATTTCCAAGATGTTcgagaaatataaataaaaattggaaaaagaaacCCAGTGTAGGATTGGGAAAAACAATATAACTTTGACATGAAAGAGTGTTGATAAAATTGTGTGAAGAGGAATTGCGagtgtaagaaaagaaaagatgccATGCAATATGCCTCTTTTGAAAATCCAATCCATGTTTTTGAACATGAAGGAGAAAACTTGACATAGAGTATCAGGATGAAGACATTTATCCAGTAGGATATAGCATTTGCTATGGCAGGCAGCTCTTCTGTTCCCCAATCCAGATTTGAATACCATGGTCCAACATATAGCCATATGGAGTAAAGTAGTTACTCCAGAACTTAACACCATTGGAAATATAATATCTTGAGTTTGCAAAAATCTGTTTAGGCACTGAAGAAGGCCATAGGCAAAAAAGGCTTGGAATCATAAGCCAAACGTATTGTCCAGCTTCTGCAGATATTTCAGGAAAGGGCAAGTAGAATGGATCCTCTGTTTGCCCAAATAAATGCAAGGCGTCTGCTAACAATCATAAGAACAGGCATAGCCCTATGCATGTGTATGCCTAACATATAGTGCTGCTTTGCTCCATGTGATTGGCCACACAAGGTATATGTGTTGTAATAATGttagattattgcaaaagaaacgttgCTCAATGGTAATATTCCAACagttaaatttttaagtgctgcaacggtcaaattatttattggtttttattatcttttcttgattttattcttacctagctctataaatagataactctttctccattccaaaacacaatcaaaatcaaccttctctctttctcttttcttcttttccttttctaaaattattctagattaatttatactctttatagagtttcttgctagttctgtgatcctcgaatacatctcgagaagttcctgttgtatcctgggggacttgcgcaatacactgCGGGAttgctagttctgtgatcctcgaatacatctcaagaagttcctgttgtatcctaggggacttgcgcaatacactgCGGGATAAGTCCTgtgatctacacgcctcaggaaattgcGGTTTGAGTTTTGGTCagtattttttacaataatcttaaggacttatgtttcaattttgttgctgtcaaaagaaaaaaaggtatgTGAATCTaaccatattttattattgataattgtagttgttaattttaaatactttgaaAAACAATGTGATGTCTATGTTCTAATTGGATGATTCATGatgttttttaaacaaatttggaaAGAGAAATTTTTAAGAAGATATGTAATAACAATTAAGgttgatatttaattaagattataaacaaattagGGTTGAGATTCCttactaattataattatgagaaGCTAACCTGATGTGTGATTATATATGTGATTGTCTTATGTGTgattttatgtataattatcagtataaatttaaatactgtGATCAGTGATTAAATGCTCATGAATACGTTATTGAATTATATTAGATTTTGTAGCCTGTTGATATTAATGGTGGAGTTACATTTTAGGTATGGTAGAgctatattttataaagcttttaagagaagtttaaataaaacttatatataatgaaaataaggtttTCCTTTGATTATAATCAGAAACCAAATTAGGAAATTTTAAagttatgattatgattctcttttactaagaaataaattaagggttataatgttaattataattaacaccAGTGGGAGAAGGGTTTTCATTGAATTAcaattagaattataattaagaatttatAAGTGGTTTAAATACAATGGAAGGGAGCAAATCTAAGGATTGAAAGATTTGTGTTTAATTGTGGAAGGAATTTACTTTCCttgagagaaagaaataatttgatttcttcTAATCATAATTAAGAATTGATTAGGAATAGGGTTTTCCTTttataaggaaattaaaaattaattaatgatacgttcttttaattataaataaatggcattgattatattatatgttaatagCCTTAAGCCATTGAATTCTATAATTGAATTCGATAATTGAAGATTGAACTCATGTAATTGGGAATTACGTGATTGAATTCTGTATCATAATTctgtaaattataatttctttgtttttttttaaggatataataaagttagggttttattaaggaaaaaaaaaagggaaatgtGGAATTGTTTTCGAGTTGgagttttctttcattttggaCCCAACATTGGAAGGGGAGTCAGACCTAGTTTTGAGGggtcattttcttcttccccgGTCTCACGCAAGGAGACTTTCTCCTTCCTCTCATCTTTCCTAATTTTTCTTTGCGAGTATGATCAACGAGAGTGTCGAGTTGGAGGCGAAAGGCCAATAATGGCAATGGGCGTGTCCAATTGGTGTCCGTGGTGGGTCACAACAACATCTCTTCGTGACGGTAGGTATGACCGCGACAGCGTCGAGATCGTGGAAGCATGCTCCTTCAGAGCAAACCGTGATGAGGGTCGTACCTTTCCTTACGGTGGTGAGAGTTCACAGAGGCCACCGGCTACGTGTTCTGAGGACTTTGGGTTGCTACAGGTTAAACCTATTGGGTCTAGAGATCCCATAGAATCTATTcagtttatataattttagatgttacaatcataaggaagggagatagtatattactattccaagaacaatataatgagaaacttcttaagaagtttgagtaTTATGATTCCAAACCTATGAGTACTCCTTATGAtcctaactctaaattaatgaaaaatagaggaaaattattatctcagcctcagtatgcccagataattaGGAGCTTACTACACttaatgagcttttctagacctgatattgcttatgcaataagtagac harbors:
- the LOC111241013 gene encoding 11-oxo-beta-amyrin 30-oxidase-like, which translates into the protein MYVIYDSLSVYLYDFMITLYRPSDFVSIMEVFSFSSSTAIVCLVSVIAGVIPLWALKMVYTLWLRPKRFEKLLRAQGLRGDPYTFSLFTPNQNPAPQNNPQSQSFLVSDDVAPRLSLLPNNTVAKYGSLFLPPQNL